The following are encoded together in the Daucus carota subsp. sativus chromosome 5, DH1 v3.0, whole genome shotgun sequence genome:
- the LOC108221552 gene encoding histone-lysine N-methyltransferase ASHR3 encodes MDPNIVRPVDTDENYDKDGSEVVPAGHEECKNNEARVSQKCSGKRRKMKALAELESDDSEWITIFPFNGMQKLVKCRICQTYVYSGTELPCSVNHCEAAYHLKCAQKSLPLQSIRKFKCPQHACFLCKDKNQLLRCIRCELAWHEKCAAFPEYVTHLRNQPGKAICWRIHENKEEVFNRLPIPDVDEEFDIDNTWKNTTENEMEPPPYIHVTRNIYLVKKKRDNWDANTGCEDCISSVCSEDCICRKQYISCSRDCSCSDMCTNRPFQRQKRIKVVKTELCGWGVEAGEAINKGDFIIEYVGEVISDDSCKQRMSDMTYMGGKNFYMCQVERNFTIDSTYKGNSARFLNHSCDPNCNLEKWQLDGETRIGIFAARAIQEGEPLTYDYQYIPFGPEVQCLCGTSNCRGYLGAKKKASKEKELRDCSSKGRRRAKIRR; translated from the exons AGATGAGAATTATGACAAGGATGGGAGTGAAGTGGTGCCAGCTGGTCACGAGGAATGcaaaaataatgaagctagGGTTTCCCAAAAGTGTTCCGGAAAAAGAAGGAAAATGAAGGCTTTGGCTGAGCTCGAAAGCGATGATTCTGAGTGGATCACTATTTTTCCCTTTAATGGGATGCAAAAATTG GTCAAGTGTCGCATTTGCCAAACATATGTCTACTCTGGAACTGAATTGCCGTGCTCTGTTAACCACTGTGAAGCTGCATATCACTTAAAATGTGCTCAGAAAAGCCTTCCACTCCAATCTATAAGGAAGTTCAAGTGTCCACAACAT GCTTGCTTTCTCTGCAAAGATAAGAACCAGCTGCTGCGCTGCATAAGATGTGAATTAGCTTGGCATGAAAAATGTGCAGCGTTCCCAGAGTATGTGACGCATTTACGTAACCAACCAGGGAAAGCAATATGCTGGAGGATCCATGAAAACAAGGAG GAAGTCTTCAATCGCTTGCCAATACCAGATGTTGACGAGGAGTTTGATATTGATAATACTTGGAAAAACACTACAGAAAACGAAATGGAGCCACCTCCATATATTCACGTTACACGCA ATATCTACCTTGTCAAGAAAAAGCGTGATAATTGGGATGCTAATACTGGATGTGAAGACTGCATTTCTTCTGTTTGCTCTGAAGATTGTATCTGCAG GAAACAATATATAAGCTGCTCAAGGGACTGTAGCTGCTCAGACATGTGCACTAACAGACCCTTCCAAAGACAAAAAAGAATTAAAGTTGTGAAG ACTGAACTATGTGGTTGGGGAGTAGAGGCCGGTGAGGCAATTAATAAGGGTGATTTCATTATAGAATATGTTGGAGAAG TTATAAGTGATGATTCTTGTAAACAACGAATGTCGGACATGACATACATGGGCGGTAAAAACTTTTACATGTGCCAGGTCGAAAGAAATTTCACCATTGATTCAACTTATAAGGGGAACAGCGCCAGATTTTTAAACCACAGTTGCGATCCCAACTGTAACCTGGAAAAATG GCAACTAGATGGGGAAACTCGTATTGGTATCTTTGCTGCTCGAGCCATCCAAGAAGGGGAACCATTAACATACGACTATCA ATATATTCCGTTCGGGCCAGAGGTCCAATGTCTGTGTGGAACCTCGAATTGTCGAGGCTATCTCGGGGCGAAAAAGAAGGCCTCTAAGGAAAAAGAGCTCCGCGATTGTAGTTCAAAGGGCAGGAGAAGGGCGAAGATCAGACGTTGA